Genomic DNA from Pelosinus sp. UFO1:
ATGGAGCTCAGTATCCGGAAGGCACAGTAATTTCATTTGCTCCCCCGAGCTTACCGGGATTGGGAACGGTTGGCGGCTTTACCCTGATGTTGCAAGATCGGAGTGGTGGTTCACTGAATGATTTGGACAGCATGGCCCAAAAAGTCGTGACGGCCGCAAAAGAGCGTCCGGAGATTGCCTCGATATCGTCAAACTTTAAAGCCAATACTCCAAGCTATGAATTTGAGGTAGACCGTGAAAAGGCTGAACAACTGGGAGTGGCTGTTAATGATGTATTTACGGCATTGCAAGTATTCCTTGGTGGCAGCCAGGTTAACGATTTTAATAAATTTGGTCGATCCTATAAAGTTATCGTGCAAGCAGAAAACACATTCCGTGGTGATGTGGATGCAACCCGTTTTCTTTATGTAAAAAGTTCCAATAACGTGATGGTTCCGTTAAACACACTACTTAAACCCAAGCAGATTAATGCGCCAACTATTATTACCCGGTATAATGGGGTTAAGGCTGTTCAAATCAACGGCAGACAGGCAGACGGGTACAGCTCCGGCCAAGCTATGGCTGCACTCGAAGAGGTGGCACAGCAAACTTTATCTGAGGGTTATACCTATGAGTGGTCGGGGCAAAGCCGTGAGGAAAAGCTTGCCGGCTCGCGTACGGCGCTTGCTTTCGGGCTGGCGATTGTGTTTGTCTTTTTGTGTTTGGCTGCTTTGTATGAAAGCTGGAGTGTTCCCTTTGCGGTATTGCTTTCGGTACCAACCGGTGTTTTTGGAGCCTTCCTGTTCCAGTATGTGTGCAATTTGGAAAATAGTGTATATATGCAAATTGGGTTAGTTATGCTTATTGGCCTGGCTGCCAAAAATGCTATCCTCATTGTTGAGTTTGGCAAAGTCAGAGTTGATAGTGGCATGAAGCCGGTACAGGCTGCTATTGAAGCGGCGAAAACCCGTTTGCGGCCGATTCTTATGACCTCATTGGCATTTATTATCGGTTGCTTGCCTTTAGTTATGGCAACAGGCGCCGGCGCCGCGGCCAGAAATTCCATGGGAACAGCCGTTGTTGGTGGTATGCTTGCAGCAACTTCAATTGGAATATTTCTAATTCCTGTTCTCTTTGTTGTAGTGGAGAATATTGCAGAAAAGATTGCTGGCTGGCGTGAGTCCAGGAAAAAGGCTGTAACTTTAGAGAAATGATCTGGGAAATTATGATAAATCATAAATTTTAAATGCATTCAAAAAAACTGTGTAACCCTTCAAAGCAATAAAAGGCCCATGTTATACTATTTAAGATTAGAAAAAAAGCAGTGTAGATTGCAATAAAGAATGCAACACTTTGAGAAAAACGGAGTAAAGCTGGAAAAGTGACTTAAGGGCCAATAAGTAAGCGAGTGGCCGCATGTGACCGGAATTGGTGGCCGAATCAAACCGGAATATGCAGTAGATTCCTGGTTACATATTTTTTGTAGTTGCCTGTAATTTCAAAATCATAGTTGTAAAATAAAAAAAAGCTCGGTTACAACGGGTTCTTACCATTGCCACCGAGCTTGTGAACGGAGTAGTTTATAAATGAAAAGAATAGTATCAACCTTAATAGCATTTCTAATGCTTGTGATGACAATGAATTCATTAACATTTGCAGCAGAGGGCGTGGATGTACAAATAACTGATGCTTTGGGGAACAAACAAATGACGATAGAAAATATGAAGCATAAGCATATTAAAAGTGTCACAGCAATCAATGAGGTATTTGGGGATGGACAAAAGGTAAGCGCTGTAGCAGTGGAATACGATAGCGCCATAGACACCTCTAAGCTAAAGGCCTCAGACTTCACGGTTGAAGACAAGAATGTTACGAAGGTATATGCCAATACTGCGGCGGAAAAAGCATATAAGGGCGTAAACGGTCAATATGTCATTGTTGAGCTTGATACAACTATTACACCTGATACAGGATATGGTGGTGGCAATGGAGCAAGCAATGATGCCAATGGAGCTGGTAACGGCCAAAATGGCAATGCCGAGCAGGGTGCTTCTCAGGGGGGGAATCGGCCCCCTGGCAACGGTGGTCCAACCTTAGGCTTCGTAGCAACTGATTCAGCCGAAAGCAAACCATTGACAGTCAATGTAACACAGAGCGGCGACATCGCAACTGTGGGAGGTCAAACCTACAAGGCGGATTCCAAGGTGATGACAAACAGTAAGGACATTAATTTAGTGGTGGATGACTTCAAGAAACTTGTTTATACAGATCCAAACTACAACAATGAAAAATTGATGTACAATCTATATGTGCCAAAAAATTACGATCCGTCTAAGAAGTATCCGTTGGTATTATTTATGCATGATGCAGGTGTTGTTAGCAACAACCCTACAAATACATTAACTCAGGGCTTAGGAGCTGTTGTCTGGGCAGAACCATCTGAACAAGCAAAGAACGAATGCTTTGTACTCGCCCCACAGTATACTAGTATTATTGCTGATGACACTTCTCAGACTACTGAACAAATGGATATCACAGTGGATCTTGTAAAAGATTTAGAAAAGCAGTACAGCATAGATTCCAACCGTCTATATAACACTGGTCAATCAATGGGAGGAATGACTTCTATTGCTATGGAGATCAAGTATCCTGACATGTTTGCAGCATCACTATTGGTTGCTTGTCAGTGGGATGTGAACAAGGTAACTCCAATGGTAAAGAAAAACTTATGGATCGTTGTATCTGAGGGTGATAACAAGGCTAACCCAGGCATGGATTCCATCACTGAAGCTTTGAAGAAGCAGGGTGCTACTGTCAGCAAGGCAACTTGGTCTGCGGAATCCAGTGCGGCGGAATTCGCAACTGATGTGAGTAATATGCTTGCCGCAGGCAGTAACATCTATTATACGGTCTTCAAGAACGGCAACCATCGGTATACCTGGCAGTACGCCTATACGATTGAAGGTGTTAGAGACTGGTTGTTTAAACAGGTGAAACAATAAATTTCAACAAACTCGCAACAAATTGTCATAACAGAATGGGGTTCCGAAAATCATAAAGCAGCCATAATAGTCAATCAGATTTTTGTCCACCAATACAAGATAATATGAAATGAATAGAAAGCAATTATATAGAAGAAAGCTATTGAAATTTACGCAGTTTGCATGTATTAAAGCCTGTTGTTTTTAATAAAACTATAGCCTAAAAACTCTAAGCCGTGTGTCGAGCGTTCGAATCGCCCCAGGCGCACCATATGAAATCAAGGGTTCTAGCTTTCTTGCTAGAGCCTTTTTTGTTGTTGTTCACCAATAGAAAGTATTTTGTTGTTGGTGGATAACAACAATCACGGGGAAGGCATACCGTGTGAAAAGCAATCTCATTTTTTCACTGTAAATCCTCATGACTTCAGCCTGTACCAATAAAATATGATTTAATTGATTCAAAAGTTTTACAAATAAGAAAATCAGTACTTGTATGTAAGTACGATTCTAAAACAAAAGAATTTTCTAAATGAAGTTTATTAAATTATAATTTAATTTTATTGACAACATAATAATAATATAGTTTAATAATGGTAATGATGTTACAAAAAATGACATTTTTTTTTACACATAAAATTAGGCAAACTTACTGAAAGGTGAGGGCGCAAAGCCATGGGTCTAAGGACTGT
This window encodes:
- a CDS encoding alpha/beta hydrolase-fold protein; the protein is MKRIVSTLIAFLMLVMTMNSLTFAAEGVDVQITDALGNKQMTIENMKHKHIKSVTAINEVFGDGQKVSAVAVEYDSAIDTSKLKASDFTVEDKNVTKVYANTAAEKAYKGVNGQYVIVELDTTITPDTGYGGGNGASNDANGAGNGQNGNAEQGASQGGNRPPGNGGPTLGFVATDSAESKPLTVNVTQSGDIATVGGQTYKADSKVMTNSKDINLVVDDFKKLVYTDPNYNNEKLMYNLYVPKNYDPSKKYPLVLFMHDAGVVSNNPTNTLTQGLGAVVWAEPSEQAKNECFVLAPQYTSIIADDTSQTTEQMDITVDLVKDLEKQYSIDSNRLYNTGQSMGGMTSIAMEIKYPDMFAASLLVACQWDVNKVTPMVKKNLWIVVSEGDNKANPGMDSITEALKKQGATVSKATWSAESSAAEFATDVSNMLAAGSNIYYTVFKNGNHRYTWQYAYTIEGVRDWLFKQVKQ